In a genomic window of Mucilaginibacter sp. KACC 22063:
- a CDS encoding family 43 glycosylhydrolase: MNRRKSIGALLSVITSSVLLKGRAFAAAPSTQNMPTGNAYLMAHFMENDQKLYYAYSTDARNWTALNNRKPVFDAGVDLRDPFIGRAKGTFHMVHTKGWDHPVIHHYSSTDLLTWTGGEIKVISDAKKRAWAPEWIYDDQEDLFYLFWASESDGRNRIFYTTTKTWDDITPERSSMYFDIGTDDIDLTITKAQGKYHAFHKCGSLADNLSIFHMTSLTLNPKDKNFGFGKQGKGTPITAEVVKPIEGPEIIKLNNQQRWYVYADPFYNDFLAWETTDFIRYKRIPISVPRGTKHCS; encoded by the coding sequence ATGAACCGCAGAAAAAGTATAGGCGCATTGTTAAGTGTTATTACCTCATCGGTCTTATTAAAGGGAAGAGCGTTTGCAGCTGCACCGTCGACGCAAAATATGCCTACGGGTAACGCGTATCTGATGGCACACTTTATGGAAAACGACCAAAAGCTGTACTATGCCTACAGCACCGATGCCCGCAACTGGACAGCACTTAACAATCGCAAACCTGTTTTTGATGCCGGCGTAGATCTGCGCGACCCTTTTATTGGCCGGGCCAAAGGGACATTTCACATGGTGCACACTAAAGGCTGGGATCATCCGGTTATCCATCATTATTCGTCAACCGACCTGCTGACCTGGACGGGCGGTGAAATCAAAGTAATAAGCGACGCTAAAAAACGTGCCTGGGCCCCCGAATGGATCTACGATGATCAAGAAGATTTATTTTACCTTTTTTGGGCTTCGGAAAGTGACGGGCGAAACCGCATTTTTTATACCACCACAAAAACCTGGGATGATATTACACCGGAAAGATCGTCGATGTATTTTGATATTGGCACCGATGATATTGACCTTACCATAACAAAGGCGCAGGGTAAATACCATGCTTTTCATAAATGCGGCAGCCTTGCTGATAACCTTTCTATATTTCACATGACTTCGCTCACATTAAATCCAAAGGATAAGAATTTTGGTTTTGGCAAGCAGGGCAAAGGAACCCCGATAACAGCAGAAGTAGTGAAGCCGATAGAAGGCCCCGAGATCATCAAGCTAAATAACCAACAAAGATGGTACGTGTATGCCGATCCTTTCTATAATGATTTTTTAGCCTGGGAAACTACCGATTTTATCCGCTATAAGCGCATCCCTATAAGTGTACCGCGTGGAACTAAGCATTGCTCATGA
- a CDS encoding glycoside hydrolase, with the protein MLKTNNLKNSFYLKFRQLLAISIILLFSQRYSLAQEQAAGRPLIVSFNTEMVKSPPVGYGFDPFYKKYADAFGIPIISSERVSDDALLIARDIINYMLLKRPDIREGMIKLGARLSIIGKSEMQTDLPECRDWKKPTYDDERLTPDEKANYYKPGGIAGMTDHAYWDQRARGMGGIQTSCAEENLLGYPGTRYFGENIMVHEFSHNIMAVLETIDADVIKQINASYERAKKKGLYKGQYAINTVAEYWAEGTQWWFWSNIEFYDGKIRIQSPEDLKAYDPTLYNLLDKVYAGHHIPGDVYYGKNINNKTPKK; encoded by the coding sequence ATGCTAAAAACAAATAACCTCAAAAATTCATTTTATTTAAAATTTAGACAGCTTTTAGCTATATCAATTATCCTGCTTTTTTCGCAGCGTTATAGTCTGGCTCAGGAGCAAGCTGCTGGCCGGCCTTTAATAGTTAGCTTTAATACGGAAATGGTTAAATCACCGCCTGTAGGCTACGGTTTTGATCCATTTTATAAAAAATATGCCGACGCCTTTGGAATCCCAATCATTTCATCGGAACGGGTATCTGATGATGCACTACTGATCGCACGGGATATTATTAACTATATGCTATTAAAGCGGCCTGACATTCGGGAAGGAATGATAAAGTTAGGTGCAAGACTGTCTATTATTGGAAAGTCGGAAATGCAAACTGATCTTCCCGAATGCCGTGATTGGAAGAAACCAACCTATGATGATGAAAGGCTAACACCCGACGAAAAAGCCAATTATTATAAACCAGGCGGCATTGCCGGCATGACGGATCATGCATATTGGGATCAACGCGCAAGGGGAATGGGAGGTATACAAACGTCTTGCGCGGAGGAAAATTTGCTTGGTTACCCAGGTACACGTTACTTCGGCGAGAATATAATGGTACATGAATTCAGCCACAATATTATGGCTGTGTTGGAAACGATAGATGCAGACGTAATCAAACAAATTAACGCATCTTATGAAAGAGCCAAGAAAAAGGGGCTTTATAAAGGGCAGTATGCCATCAATACAGTTGCAGAATACTGGGCAGAAGGCACTCAGTGGTGGTTTTGGTCTAATATTGAATTTTACGATGGGAAAATTCGTATCCAATCTCCAGAAGACCTGAAAGCCTATGATCCGACGTTATACAACCTTCTTGACAAAGTCTACGCAGGCCACCATATCCCTGGCGATGTTTATTATGGAAAAAACATCAATAATAAAACTCCTAAAAAGTAA
- a CDS encoding protein-disulfide reductase DsbD family protein yields the protein MKKLIILLITGILLTVKILYAQGKADTSGVTFTEIKSPGAATGITQNGVGKAVNKISLKTNNTKDGQQTLWAIFLAGLAGGFAALLMPCIFPMLPLTVSYFTKSSGGKLSAVSRALLYGLSIMVIYVLLGLIVTIIFGADALNSLSTNGVFNFAFFLLIVVFAASFLGAFEITLPNSWVNKMDEKSSSTGMIGLFFMAATLALVSFSCTGPIIGYLLVQTATSGALLGPAIGMLGFSLALAIPFALFAMFPQWLNSLPKSGGWLNSVKVTLGFLELALSLKFLSNVDLAYHWHWFDRELFLALWIVIFALMGLYLLGKLNFNHDSPVQYISVPRLFLAVIVLSFTMYMVPGLWGAPLKSISAFLPPMATQDFDLSNVYSSHTAEPPSSGVHKYAALFDKPKGFDPFFDYDEGIAYAKKVKKPVMIDFTGHACVNCRKMEANIWPDEEVSKRINHDYVLIQLYVDDKTDLGLKEQTISASGRQIKSIGNKWSDLQITRFHANSQPFYVLLDPKSETTLVSPQGANFDVQEFIKFLDSGLNAFQRK from the coding sequence ATGAAAAAGCTAATAATTCTTTTAATAACGGGCATACTGCTAACCGTAAAAATTTTATATGCGCAGGGGAAAGCTGATACGAGCGGCGTCACATTTACCGAAATTAAATCACCCGGTGCCGCCACCGGAATAACACAAAACGGCGTGGGTAAAGCTGTGAATAAAATCTCGCTTAAAACTAACAACACAAAAGATGGCCAGCAAACTTTATGGGCGATATTTTTGGCAGGATTGGCAGGTGGCTTCGCGGCCTTGCTGATGCCCTGCATATTTCCAATGTTGCCGTTAACGGTTAGCTATTTTACTAAAAGTTCCGGTGGCAAATTATCCGCCGTCAGTAGGGCATTACTCTACGGATTATCGATAATGGTCATCTACGTTTTGCTCGGGCTGATCGTGACCATTATTTTCGGAGCGGATGCATTAAACAGTTTGTCGACAAATGGCGTATTCAATTTCGCATTCTTTCTACTGATTGTGGTATTTGCCGCGTCTTTTCTGGGCGCATTTGAAATCACCTTACCTAATTCCTGGGTAAATAAAATGGACGAAAAGTCATCATCTACCGGCATGATAGGCTTGTTTTTTATGGCGGCTACCCTGGCTCTCGTTTCATTCTCTTGCACCGGCCCGATTATCGGTTACTTATTGGTGCAAACAGCTACAAGCGGCGCTTTACTGGGACCCGCTATTGGGATGCTTGGCTTTTCTTTAGCACTGGCTATTCCTTTTGCATTGTTTGCCATGTTTCCGCAATGGCTAAACTCTCTGCCTAAGTCCGGGGGCTGGTTAAATAGCGTAAAAGTGACACTTGGATTTCTGGAACTCGCCCTGTCGCTGAAGTTCTTATCGAATGTCGATCTCGCTTATCACTGGCATTGGTTTGATCGGGAGCTCTTTCTAGCTTTGTGGATCGTTATATTTGCTTTGATGGGGCTATATTTGTTAGGCAAATTAAATTTCAATCACGACAGCCCCGTACAATATATATCCGTTCCAAGATTGTTCCTGGCAGTTATCGTATTGTCATTTACAATGTATATGGTCCCGGGCCTTTGGGGAGCACCATTAAAATCAATTAGCGCATTCTTGCCGCCAATGGCTACGCAGGATTTCGATTTGTCGAATGTTTATAGTAGCCATACTGCCGAGCCCCCGTCAAGTGGGGTCCATAAATATGCAGCACTTTTTGATAAGCCAAAAGGTTTCGATCCGTTTTTTGATTATGATGAAGGCATAGCTTATGCGAAAAAAGTAAAAAAGCCGGTAATGATTGATTTTACAGGCCATGCTTGTGTCAACTGCCGTAAAATGGAAGCCAATATATGGCCGGATGAAGAGGTTTCAAAACGGATAAACCATGATTATGTACTTATCCAATTGTATGTTGATGACAAAACGGATTTGGGACTGAAAGAGCAAACAATTTCAGCAAGCGGCCGACAAATAAAATCGATTGGAAACAAGTGGAGCGATCTGCAGATTACAAGATTTCATGCCAATTCTCAGCCTTTCTATGTATTACTCGATCCCAAATCGGAAACTACTTTGGTCAGTCCGCAAGGTGCGAATTTCGACGTGCAAGAGTTTATTAAATTTCTTGACAGCGGGTTGAATGCGTTTCAGCGTAAATAG
- a CDS encoding family 43 glycosylhydrolase — MLQFFLKLITTLGVTAVSLTGFCQKNTVTSAGNGNPIIPGYFADPTVRKFGDTFYIYATTDGNGGGHGPSQVWTSKDFVNWQMKDMNWPTSNYFWAPDVISGNDHKYYMYYCQPVDIYGASATSPTGPWTPLLPDGKPIIPNYFIPGVITLDGQTFKDDDGKIYMFWGTWGILPDHGCGVGLLNPDMHTFSKTAKISSSIAKEFFEAPFMFKRKGIYYLTYSSDYCENESYRVQYAMSKTGPMGPFIFGKNNPVLSTSDDGTVHGPGHESVIQVGSDFYMIYHRHNNPHSNGGYHRQVCADKINFDAEGNIEKLIPTHKGVGLLGKSAIKAINLAYKKTATASSFYNDNYQPSFATDDNNGTLWRPSHNDSNPAWLKIDLGEIKKIKQVLTQFEYATWYYQYKIEVSANGLKWDLFTDKTHNQQHGSPMIDNGNVKARYVRLTITGTEYPGLFKSIWNIKIYSDEVIQDESGHLKTTGVPDSTRQKGLLVSFDADSLQQGQSVPEFSNKGLLGGAFLAGVNAPYVDIIKGKKALVFNGSQRFESTMKVPRTLCGNNSYTVAYTIYSSELLNENPVLSWTADESQHRGAIFGYGVNRDFGVAQHFGVSDFPFAAMPSAATWHQIVVTYDGVFEKVFVDGVLNNKENKMLFMQPAEKIFFGSKTNKSLFLNAAVASLKVYDIALPDSLVSELSNVKNHNNIPVFLDAGKLNYGKLSEWVNDGSFVEKFVASGDAKPIVKDIGGKIAVAFSGSENFDFYKLTQDTTGDHSFIISVFLPDPVKYSRTKSYRNKLDSWVRDHESMAGKWHLLVRTKKGGELTDFMDGSKVIANAQFNYVFKTLFSKNSRGNGFKGALSTLTCLNQSLTPGEAGRITDIWFRNFYPVILKTPDFITPPHAVSPTWIEMTAAAHAGENNNLQYYFQDEHASTQEGTWSSDPHYTDFNAVPDHIYSYRFKVKDNFGNVSRFSAAHSVSTSEAHIGLTNFDFSTKADTAAIAARNRDWSGLTGAHQGGACGSVYFTDKLLTLKSKGSNWDGNSPSGPFIYKMIFGDFIAETEIADLSGYQERIVKGNNDAGLMVRKPKTNADENIPEALLQNSILPAWNCGNLFTNFQSGERLQTNTRSGWNFSKYLQIQRSGNTFFIRLSADGKSWKDMPGSPVKRDDLNGLPLQVGLFQSTYGPQEGFVTFRCFKIIQEKKSSSK; from the coding sequence ATGCTTCAATTTTTTTTAAAGTTAATAACCACGCTTGGTGTTACCGCAGTTTCGCTGACAGGTTTTTGCCAGAAAAATACTGTTACATCAGCAGGTAACGGAAACCCCATTATTCCCGGGTATTTTGCAGACCCCACAGTAAGAAAATTTGGTGATACGTTTTACATCTACGCAACAACTGATGGCAATGGCGGCGGCCACGGCCCATCGCAGGTGTGGACATCAAAAGATTTTGTTAACTGGCAAATGAAGGATATGAATTGGCCTACATCCAATTATTTTTGGGCCCCTGATGTTATCAGCGGAAACGACCATAAATATTACATGTACTATTGCCAGCCGGTTGATATTTATGGTGCATCAGCAACGTCACCGACTGGCCCATGGACACCGTTGCTCCCTGACGGAAAACCAATAATTCCCAACTACTTTATCCCTGGTGTTATTACGCTTGACGGACAAACATTTAAAGACGACGATGGGAAAATTTATATGTTTTGGGGCACTTGGGGCATTTTGCCTGACCATGGTTGCGGTGTTGGACTGTTGAACCCGGATATGCATACTTTTTCAAAAACAGCTAAAATTTCAAGTTCCATTGCTAAAGAATTTTTTGAAGCGCCCTTTATGTTTAAAAGAAAGGGCATTTACTACCTAACTTATTCGTCTGATTATTGCGAGAATGAATCATACCGTGTTCAATATGCAATGAGCAAAACAGGTCCAATGGGCCCCTTTATTTTTGGCAAAAACAATCCTGTCTTAAGTACGAGCGACGACGGCACTGTGCATGGTCCCGGACATGAATCGGTTATCCAGGTAGGAAGCGATTTTTATATGATTTATCACCGCCATAACAACCCGCACTCCAACGGGGGATACCACAGGCAGGTTTGCGCTGATAAGATTAATTTTGATGCCGAAGGAAATATCGAAAAACTTATTCCTACTCATAAAGGTGTTGGCTTACTTGGTAAAAGCGCTATAAAAGCTATTAATCTTGCTTATAAAAAAACTGCTACGGCATCTTCATTTTATAATGATAACTACCAGCCTTCGTTTGCCACAGATGATAATAACGGCACCCTTTGGAGGCCTTCCCATAACGATAGCAATCCGGCGTGGTTGAAGATTGATTTGGGGGAGATTAAAAAAATAAAGCAGGTGCTTACACAATTTGAGTATGCTACATGGTATTATCAGTATAAAATAGAAGTGTCGGCTAATGGCCTGAAATGGGACTTGTTTACAGACAAAACACATAACCAGCAGCATGGATCACCTATGATTGATAATGGTAATGTTAAAGCGAGGTATGTGAGATTAACAATAACAGGAACTGAGTATCCTGGCCTTTTCAAATCCATTTGGAATATAAAAATATATAGTGATGAGGTAATTCAGGATGAATCCGGTCACTTAAAAACAACTGGAGTGCCTGATTCAACCAGACAGAAAGGTCTCTTGGTAAGCTTTGATGCGGATAGTTTACAACAAGGGCAATCTGTCCCTGAATTTAGTAATAAAGGCTTATTAGGCGGAGCCTTCCTTGCCGGTGTGAATGCTCCCTATGTAGATATTATCAAAGGAAAAAAGGCATTGGTATTTAATGGCAGCCAACGTTTCGAATCTACCATGAAAGTTCCACGTACCTTATGCGGCAATAATAGTTATACGGTTGCATATACCATTTATAGTTCTGAATTGTTAAACGAAAATCCTGTTTTAAGCTGGACGGCAGACGAATCACAACACCGCGGGGCTATTTTTGGTTATGGTGTAAACAGGGATTTTGGCGTAGCCCAGCACTTTGGCGTTTCTGATTTTCCATTTGCAGCAATGCCGTCAGCAGCAACGTGGCATCAAATTGTAGTTACTTATGACGGTGTTTTTGAAAAGGTGTTTGTTGATGGCGTTTTAAATAATAAAGAAAATAAAATGCTTTTCATGCAGCCTGCAGAGAAAATCTTTTTTGGATCTAAAACCAATAAGTCATTATTCCTGAATGCCGCGGTCGCCTCATTAAAGGTTTACGATATTGCACTTCCTGATTCTCTCGTAAGTGAATTATCTAATGTCAAGAATCATAATAACATTCCGGTATTCCTTGATGCAGGTAAACTAAACTATGGCAAACTCTCTGAATGGGTAAATGATGGGAGTTTTGTCGAAAAATTTGTAGCCTCTGGCGATGCTAAGCCGATAGTTAAGGATATTGGCGGGAAGATTGCCGTGGCGTTTTCCGGTTCGGAAAATTTTGACTTTTACAAGTTAACACAAGATACAACTGGAGATCATAGCTTTATAATAAGTGTCTTTTTGCCCGATCCTGTAAAATATAGCAGGACCAAATCTTATAGAAATAAGTTGGATAGTTGGGTGCGTGATCACGAAAGCATGGCAGGAAAATGGCACTTGCTGGTCAGAACAAAAAAAGGCGGCGAATTAACCGATTTTATGGACGGCTCTAAAGTGATAGCGAATGCTCAATTCAATTACGTTTTTAAAACCCTGTTTTCTAAAAACAGCAGAGGCAATGGCTTTAAAGGTGCTTTAAGTACACTGACTTGCCTTAATCAATCGCTGACGCCGGGCGAAGCTGGGCGTATAACTGATATTTGGTTTAGAAACTTTTACCCTGTTATTTTGAAAACACCTGATTTTATTACGCCTCCACATGCGGTATCGCCTACTTGGATTGAAATGACTGCCGCCGCCCATGCAGGAGAAAATAATAATCTGCAATATTATTTCCAGGACGAGCATGCGAGTACCCAGGAGGGGACATGGAGCAGCGACCCGCATTATACAGACTTCAACGCTGTTCCAGATCATATTTATTCCTATCGCTTCAAAGTAAAGGACAATTTCGGCAATGTTTCCCGATTTTCTGCTGCCCACTCGGTCAGCACATCGGAAGCGCACATTGGCCTAACAAACTTTGATTTTTCAACGAAAGCGGATACAGCAGCTATCGCTGCTCGCAATAGAGATTGGAGTGGCTTAACAGGAGCGCACCAGGGGGGAGCATGTGGCAGCGTCTATTTTACTGATAAGTTGCTTACACTGAAATCGAAAGGGTCAAATTGGGATGGTAACTCACCGTCTGGACCATTTATTTATAAAATGATTTTCGGTGATTTTATAGCGGAGACAGAGATTGCAGATCTGAGCGGATATCAAGAACGAATTGTAAAGGGCAATAATGATGCAGGTTTAATGGTGCGCAAGCCGAAAACAAATGCAGACGAAAACATTCCGGAAGCCCTGTTGCAAAACAGCATATTACCAGCCTGGAATTGTGGCAATCTTTTTACCAATTTTCAATCAGGAGAACGTTTGCAAACCAATACCCGGAGCGGCTGGAACTTTAGCAAGTATTTACAGATCCAAAGGTCCGGTAATACCTTTTTCATCAGGCTTAGCGCGGATGGTAAAAGTTGGAAGGATATGCCGGGAAGCCCAGTCAAGCGTGACGATCTCAACGGCCTTCCCTTACAGGTTGGGCTATTTCAAAGCACCTACGGCCCCCAGGAAGGCTTCGTCACATTTAGATGTTTTAAAATTATACAGGAGAAAAAATCGAGCTCCAAATAA